One genomic window of Oryctolagus cuniculus chromosome 11, mOryCun1.1, whole genome shotgun sequence includes the following:
- the LOC100339686 gene encoding LOW QUALITY PROTEIN: heterogeneous nuclear ribonucleoprotein F (The sequence of the model RefSeq protein was modified relative to this genomic sequence to represent the inferred CDS: deleted 1 base in 1 codon) → MMLGPEGGEVFVVKLRGLPWSCSIEDVQNFLSDCTIHDGARGVHFIYTREGRQSGEAFVELESEDDVKMALKKDRESTGHPYIEVFKSHRTELDWVLKHSGPNSADTANDGFMRLRGLPFGCTKEEIVQFFSGLEIVPNGITLPVDSEDKITGEAFVQFASQEVAEKALGKHKERIGHRSIEVFKSSQEEVRSYSDPALKFMSVQRPGPYDRPGTAGRYIGIAKQAGLERMRPGAYSAGYGGYEEYSGLGDGYGFTTDLFGRDLSCCLSGMYDHRYGDSELPVQSTTGHCVRMRGLPYKATKNHIYNFFSPLNPVRVHIEIGPDERVTGEADVEFATHEGAVAAMSKDRANMQHRCIELFLNSTTGASYGAYSSQVLQGMGVSAAQATYSGLESQSVSGCYGAGYSGQNSMGGYD, encoded by the exons ATGATGCTGGGTCCCGAGGGAGGTGAAGTCTTTGTGGTCAAGCTCCGTGGCCTGCCCTGGTCCTGCTCTATTGAGGACGTGCAGAACTTCCTGTCCGACTGCACAATTCATGATGGGGCCCGC GGCGTTCATTTTATCTACACTAGAGAAGGCAGGCAGAGTGGTGAGGCATTTGTCGAACTTGAATCAGAAGATGATGTCAAAATGGCCCTGAAAAAAGACAGGGAAAGCACGGGGCACCCGTACATTGAGGTGTTCAAGTCTCACAGAACCGAGTTGGATTGGGTGTTGAAGCACAGCGGTCCAAACAGCGCTGACACCGCTAATGATGGCTTCATGCGGCTTCGAGGACTCCCGTTTGGATGCACAAAGGAAGAAATTGTTCAGTTTTTCTCAGGGCTGGAAATCGTGCCAAACGGGATCACTTTGCCTGTGGACTCTGAGGACAAGATTACAGGGGAGGCCTTCGTGCAGTTTGCCTCTCAGGAGGTAGCAGAGAAGGCGCTAGGGAAGCACAAGGAGAGAATAGGGCACAGATCTATTGAGGTATTTAAGAGCAGTCAGGAAGAAGTGAGGTCATACTCAGATCCTGCTCTGAAGTTCATGTCTGTTCAGCGACCCGGGCCCTACGACAGGCCTGGCACAGCCGGGAGGTATATTGGCATTGCGAAGCAGGCAGGCTTGGAGAGAATGCGGCCTGGCGCCTACAGCGCTGGCTATGGGGGCTATGAGGAGTACAGTGGCCTCGGCGATGGCTACGGCTTCACCACTGATCTGTTCGGAAGAGacctcagctgctgcctctcaggaatgTACGACCACAGATACGGAGACAGCGAGTTGCCAGTGCAGAGCACCACCGGCCACTGCGTCCGCATGAGAGGGCTGCCATACAAAGCAACCAAGAACCACATCTACAACTTCTTCTCTCCACTTAACCCGGTGAGAGTCCATATTGAGATTGGCCCAGATGAAAGAGTGACGGGCGAAGCCGATGTGGAGtttgccacccatgaaggagctGTGGCAGCGATGTCGAAAGATAGGGCCAATATGCAGCACAGATGCATAGAACTCTTCTTGAATTCCACCACAGGGGCCAGCTACGGggcctacagcagccaggtgtTGCAGGGCATGGGGGTGTCCGCGGCTCAGGCCACCTACAGTGGCCTGGAGAGCCAGTCAGTGAGCGGTTGTTATGGCGCTGGCTATAGTGGTCAGAACAGCATGGGAGGATATGATTAG